Proteins encoded by one window of Blastopirellula marina:
- a CDS encoding 2-oxo acid dehydrogenase subunit E2, with product MAIDVQLPDLGDGIESGDVLAVHVSVGDTVEKGQTLIEIETDKATVDVPSTEGGKIAKVHVKTGDTVAVHAPIVTLEAAGSAGSSAPPVAAPPQEEKAPEPEAPPAPVKAVEPAPVREEPKAAPQPTKPVAPPKPVTPAPAPVAEAPSADDSVPAGPAVRRFAREVGVDLRNVTGSGPNGRIERDDVLRTVRDLNQGGSAAKSGAASAAPATGALPSLTGEANQDKYGPVRIEKMKKIRKVTAAQMSKSWTTAPRVTNFDDADITALEELRQQSKDDYAEAGVKLTTMPFLIKAVAVALREHPELNASIDMEQEQVIYKDYVNVGIAVDSDRGLLVPNMKNTDRMSIPDIARSLQQTASDIRGNTFEMSAIQGGTFTISNLGAIGGTYSTPIINVPEVAILLVGRSRKMPVVVKDQIVARLMMPLSLSYDHRLVDGATAQRFLNDVKSLLENPSKLLMAP from the coding sequence ATGGCAATAGACGTACAACTGCCTGATCTGGGCGATGGAATTGAATCGGGAGACGTGCTGGCCGTGCATGTTTCGGTGGGCGATACGGTCGAAAAGGGACAAACCCTGATCGAAATCGAAACCGATAAGGCCACGGTCGATGTTCCCAGCACCGAAGGGGGCAAGATTGCAAAGGTCCACGTCAAGACGGGCGATACCGTAGCTGTTCACGCGCCGATCGTGACCCTGGAAGCCGCCGGCTCCGCTGGTTCTTCGGCACCTCCTGTCGCTGCACCACCTCAGGAAGAAAAGGCCCCTGAACCAGAAGCCCCTCCGGCTCCGGTTAAGGCCGTCGAGCCAGCTCCGGTTCGCGAAGAACCTAAAGCGGCTCCTCAGCCTACTAAGCCAGTGGCACCACCCAAGCCAGTTACCCCGGCACCAGCCCCAGTTGCCGAAGCACCTAGCGCCGACGACAGCGTGCCAGCCGGGCCGGCCGTGCGTCGCTTTGCCCGCGAAGTAGGTGTCGATCTGCGCAACGTTACCGGTTCGGGTCCCAATGGTCGCATCGAACGTGATGACGTTCTGCGTACCGTTCGAGATTTGAACCAAGGAGGATCGGCCGCCAAGTCGGGTGCGGCTTCCGCGGCCCCTGCGACGGGCGCTTTGCCATCGCTCACCGGCGAAGCCAACCAGGACAAGTACGGTCCGGTTCGCATCGAGAAGATGAAGAAGATCCGCAAGGTCACCGCTGCTCAGATGAGCAAGAGCTGGACGACTGCTCCGCGGGTTACCAACTTCGACGACGCCGACATCACGGCCCTCGAAGAACTGCGTCAGCAAAGCAAAGACGACTACGCCGAGGCTGGTGTCAAGCTGACCACTATGCCGTTTTTGATCAAGGCCGTTGCCGTTGCTTTGCGTGAGCATCCGGAACTGAACGCCTCGATCGACATGGAACAGGAACAGGTCATCTACAAAGATTACGTGAACGTCGGTATTGCCGTCGATTCCGATCGTGGTCTGCTCGTGCCGAATATGAAGAACACCGATCGCATGTCGATTCCCGACATCGCTCGTAGCCTTCAGCAAACGGCTTCCGACATTCGTGGCAACACGTTTGAAATGTCGGCCATCCAAGGTGGGACCTTCACGATCAGCAACCTGGGAGCTATCGGCGGTACTTACAGCACGCCAATCATCAATGTCCCGGAAGTTGCCATCCTGTTGGTTGGCCGCTCGCGAAAGATGCCGGTCGTTGTGAAAGACCAAATCGTTGCTCGCCTGATGATGCCGCTGAGCCTGTCGTACGATCACCGCCTGGTCGATGGTGCCACGGCCCAGCGATTCCTGAACGACGTCAAGAGCCTGCTGGAGAACCCCAGCAAGCTGTTGATGGCTCCTTAG
- a CDS encoding zinc-ribbon domain-containing protein — MAKLHIVCPNCSTKYPVADDKLAGRRVTCKKCSQKFVAEIQGATPPPEDDLSLIPSSAADDPFGGDSFGGGDLFGDFPSSESATSAPSLGALPAKQKSNSPGGFDLIPILLGSARVVGVSVVVIIAFSTVFASPGSGQGSSPGNNVAGGPRGPGAPWNDRGFGPPQNQGGARSEGAFAPPRSQGGANDEGIYVPPADGPNPSPPFGGSTPNQRNEPSLGRTNPPPPGMMPNWGPSRRPSGEDFRKQLEKDYGDKLVRLEHKKISVDQTKEIGKVLGPLMINMSYSSFFDPNVDSYVFLFPYDGDLNELASKITFGEVDKVLVGERRIRMKTITIP, encoded by the coding sequence ATGGCCAAGCTTCATATTGTCTGTCCGAATTGCAGTACCAAGTATCCCGTTGCCGACGACAAACTTGCCGGGCGGCGAGTCACGTGTAAGAAGTGCTCGCAGAAGTTCGTTGCAGAGATTCAGGGGGCCACTCCACCTCCGGAGGATGACCTGTCTCTGATACCCAGCAGCGCGGCAGATGATCCGTTTGGAGGAGATTCTTTCGGTGGGGGTGATCTGTTTGGCGACTTTCCGAGTTCGGAATCAGCCACGTCAGCGCCTTCGCTAGGAGCATTGCCTGCCAAGCAAAAGAGCAACTCGCCTGGGGGCTTCGACCTTATACCTATTCTGCTTGGATCGGCGCGAGTGGTCGGCGTTTCGGTTGTGGTCATCATTGCGTTCTCGACAGTTTTTGCCTCGCCCGGCTCAGGCCAGGGGTCGTCCCCCGGCAACAATGTAGCGGGCGGTCCGCGTGGCCCAGGGGCACCTTGGAACGATCGAGGATTTGGGCCACCGCAAAACCAAGGCGGGGCAAGAAGCGAGGGGGCGTTCGCGCCGCCGCGTAGTCAAGGCGGGGCGAACGATGAAGGGATTTATGTGCCACCGGCTGATGGTCCGAACCCAAGCCCGCCATTCGGTGGATCGACCCCGAATCAACGCAATGAGCCCTCCTTGGGGCGGACGAATCCACCGCCACCAGGCATGATGCCTAATTGGGGACCCAGTCGTAGACCATCCGGTGAGGATTTTAGAAAGCAGTTAGAGAAGGATTATGGGGATAAGCTCGTACGCTTAGAGCACAAGAAGATCAGTGTCGATCAGACCAAAGAGATTGGGAAAGTTTTGGGCCCTCTTATGATCAACATGTCTTATTCCAGCTTCTTCGATCCCAATGTTGATAGCTATGTCTTCTTGTTTCCATACGACGGCGATCTGAACGAACTGGCTTCGAAGATCACCTTTGGCGAGGTGGACAAAGTACTCGTAGGTGAGCGGCGAATCCGTATGAAGACGATCACGATTCCCTGA
- a CDS encoding glucose-1-phosphate adenylyltransferase translates to MRNVICLVLGGGRGTRLYPLTKYRSKPAVPLAGKYRLIDIPLSNCLNSQMNRIYVLTQFMSVSLHRHIRQTYRFDHFNGGFVELLAAQQTASEGSDWYQGTADAVRKNLRYIQQHGIDYVLILSGDQLYRMDYREMLDSHIESGADVSIAGLPVHSKDASGLGIMKIDETGRVNGFVEKPKTPEELAHVRTDPAWIDARGIQSNGRDCLASMGNYLFNRDTLVELLEKTDYQDFGKEIFPAAIRAKKVQMHMFDSYWEDIGTIKAFYESNLATLAPTPPFEFVEEDAPIFTRARFLPPTMVMESMITNSMIADGCQIGKGCTIKNSVIGLRSVIEENVTIEDSVLMGCDYYATRMETEADESCGRPRMKIGSGSVIKGAIVDKNCHIGNNVRVVKTDNLEDKEYPEGVTIVDGIPCIEKGACLPDGWTLT, encoded by the coding sequence ATGCGTAATGTCATCTGCCTGGTGCTGGGCGGAGGCCGTGGAACGCGGCTGTACCCGTTGACCAAATACCGCTCGAAACCAGCCGTGCCGCTGGCGGGCAAGTACCGCTTGATCGATATCCCCCTCTCCAACTGCTTGAACAGCCAGATGAACCGCATCTATGTGCTGACGCAGTTCATGTCGGTCAGTTTGCACCGCCACATCCGCCAAACCTACCGCTTCGACCACTTCAATGGTGGTTTTGTCGAACTGTTGGCCGCTCAGCAGACTGCCAGCGAAGGTTCAGACTGGTACCAAGGCACCGCCGACGCGGTTCGCAAGAATCTGCGATACATCCAGCAGCACGGCATCGATTATGTCCTGATTCTCTCAGGCGATCAGTTGTACCGCATGGACTATCGCGAGATGCTCGACTCGCACATCGAATCAGGTGCCGACGTCTCGATCGCCGGTTTGCCGGTTCACTCGAAGGACGCCAGCGGTTTGGGCATCATGAAGATCGACGAGACCGGTCGTGTGAACGGCTTCGTCGAAAAGCCCAAGACCCCCGAAGAACTGGCCCACGTGCGAACCGATCCAGCCTGGATCGATGCCCGTGGCATTCAGTCCAACGGTCGTGACTGCCTGGCGAGCATGGGTAACTACCTGTTCAACCGCGACACACTGGTTGAACTGTTGGAAAAGACCGACTACCAGGACTTCGGTAAAGAGATCTTCCCGGCAGCGATTCGTGCGAAAAAAGTGCAGATGCACATGTTCGACAGCTACTGGGAAGACATCGGTACGATCAAAGCGTTCTACGAATCGAACCTCGCCACGCTGGCCCCGACGCCTCCGTTCGAGTTTGTCGAAGAAGACGCGCCGATCTTCACCCGTGCTCGCTTCCTGCCACCAACGATGGTCATGGAAAGCATGATCACCAATAGCATGATCGCTGACGGCTGCCAGATCGGCAAAGGCTGCACGATCAAGAACAGCGTGATTGGCCTGCGTAGCGTGATCGAAGAAAACGTCACCATCGAAGACTCGGTGCTGATGGGCTGCGACTACTACGCGACTCGCATGGAAACCGAAGCCGATGAATCGTGCGGCCGACCTCGCATGAAGATCGGTTCCGGCAGTGTCATCAAGGGAGCCATCGTCGACAAGAATTGCCACATCGGCAATAACGTCCGCGTGGTGAAAACCGACAACCTGGAAGACAAGGAATACCCGGAAGGGGTCACCATCGTCGACGGCATTCCTTGCATCGAAAAAGGTGCCTGCCTACCCGATGGCTGGACGCTGACCTAG